A window of Accipiter gentilis chromosome 24, bAccGen1.1, whole genome shotgun sequence contains these coding sequences:
- the CYSLTR1 gene encoding cysteinyl leukotriene receptor 1, translating into MTALFDNLSCHHSIDDFRNRVYSTLYSMISIMGFVGNGVVLYVLIKTYRQKTAFQVYMLNLAVSDFLCVCTLPLRVIYYVHKGNWFFSDFLCRISSYALYVNLYCSIFFMTAMSFFRCIAIVFPVQNINLVTEKKAKFVSAGIWIFVTLTSAPFLRNGTYQYGNKTKCFEPPEDSQKTNLVVILDFIALFVGFIFPFIVITICYTMIIRTLLKNSLKKNQANRKKAVWMIIIVTATFLVSFTPYHILRTVHLHVLRLKNASCEDAIYLQKSVVVTLPLAASNCCFDPLLYFFSGGNFRKRLTTFRKASSSSLTQAFRKKFSIKEKDEEPFGESHRENGKAAVAPS; encoded by the coding sequence ATGACGGCACTGTTTGATAACTTGTCATGCCACCACTCCATCGACGACTTCCGAAACCGAGTCTACTCCACGCTCTACTCCATGATCAGCATTATGGGCTTTGTCGGCAATGGCGTTGTGCTGTACGTCCTCATAAAAACATACCGGCAGAAGACGGCCTTCCAGGTGTACATGCTGAACCTTGCCGTGTCCGACTTCCTCTGCGTGTGTACCCTGCCCCTGCGTGTCATCTACTATGTCCACAAAGGGAACTGGTTCTTCAGTGACTTCCTATGCAGGATCAGTTCGTACGCGTTGTACGTCAACCTGTATTGCAGCATATTTTTCATGACTGCGATGAGCTTCTTCCGTTGCATAGCCATCGTTTTTCCAGTCCAGAACATCAATTTGGTAACGGAGAAGAAGGCTAAGTTTGTCTCCGCTGGCATCTGGATTTTTGTCACCCTGACAAGCGCTCCCTTCCTGCGAAACGGAACGTACCAATATGGCAACAAGACCAAGTGCTTCGAACCACCAGAAGACTCTCAGAAGACAAACCTAGTTGTGATCCTGGATTTTATTGCCCTATTTGTGGgcttcatttttccatttattgtCATAACTATCTGCTACACAATGATCATAAGGACCTTACTGAAAAATTCCTTGAAGAAGAACCAGGCTAACCGCAAGAAGGCGGTCTGGATGATCATCATCGTGACGGCCACCTTTCTGGTGAGCTTCACCCCGTACCACATTCTGCGTACGGTTCACCTCCACGTGCTGCGGCTGAAGAACGCCAGCTGCGAGGATGCCATATACCTACAGAAATCGGTTGTGGTAACGCTCCCCTTGGCAGCTTCCAACTGCTGCTTTGACCCGCTTCTCTATTTCTTCTCGGGGGGCAACTTTCGGAAGAGACTTACCACGTTTAGGAAGGCTTCTTCCTCCAGCTTAACGCAAGCCTTCAGGAAAAAGTTCTCCATAAAAGAGAAGGATGAGGAACCCTTTGGAGAAAGCCATAGGGAGAATGGAAAGGCAGCCGTGGCCCCTTCGTAA